A window of Littorina saxatilis isolate snail1 linkage group LG7, US_GU_Lsax_2.0, whole genome shotgun sequence contains these coding sequences:
- the LOC138971803 gene encoding nuclear transcription factor Y subunit alpha-like isoform X1: MVAMDMTATLAAFEQQQQQQQQQQQQQPLASMLQQPLTSMALPLQMAQLQQQHQLPLLQLAQNQLFQGQLQGQLQGQLQGQLQGQLQSQLQGQLQGQLQGQQLVMPFNQGQALQLGGQAAQLQQLQGQNGQFFQQVPIMCGDGQQIFAQVPMQNFQQQIFMPQAPQVQGQVLGQFIQTENGYIFQPTIVDPAQQQQLLQQQIQQQVQPQIEQLANGAAQQFICNTSTGPVIMDASQQQALNSFIQMQPVSAGTQTAESAMVVPGSTNTTTVASASPAVSQPPTVATPPTSTPTPSTSNERVPIMGEDSREDDKPLFVNAKQYHRILKRRQARAKLEACGKIPKHRKVCDRVSKNKTKYLHESRHNHALKRVRGIGGRFFSIKDEPDDDLVKDTASFLF; the protein is encoded by the exons ATGGTTGCGATGGATATGACAGCGACCCTTGCTGCATttgagcagcagcagcagcaacaacaacagcagcagcagcaacagcctTTAGCCAGCATGTTGCAGCAGCCGCTGACGTCCATGGCCCTACCGCTGCAAATGGCCCAGCTACAGCAGCAG CATCAGCTTCCCCTTCTGCAGCTGGCACAGAATCAGCTTTTTCAAGGTCAACTGCAAGGGCAGCTTCAAGGTCAACTGCAAGGGCAGCTTCAAGGTCAGTTGCAAAGTCAGCTTCAAGGTCAACTCCAAGGGCAGCTGCAGGGGCAGCAACTGGTGATGCCCTTCAACCAGGGACAGGCACTCCAGCTGGGAGGCCAGGCAGCCCAACTACAGCAGTTACAAGGGCAGAATGGACAGTTTTTCCAACAG GTCCCCATCATGTGTGGTGACGGTCAACAGATTTTTGCCCAGGTGCCCATGCAAAACTTTCAACAGCAAATCTTCATGCCACAAGCACCCCAGGTTCAAGGTCAAGTGTTGGGCCAGTTCATTCAGACGGAGAATGGCTACATTTTCCAGCCAACGATAGTCGACCCAGCGCAGCAACAGCAGCTACTGCAACAGCAGATTCAACAACAAGTTCAGCCACAAA TTGAACAGCTTGCCAATGGAGCAGCCCAGCAGTTCATCTGCAACACCTCTACAGGTCCTGTCATCATGGACGCCAGCCAGCAGCAGGCTCTCAACTCTTTCATCCAGATGCAACCAGTTTCTGCTGGAACACAGACTGCTGAGTCAGCGATG GTCGTGCCAGGATCGACCAACACCACAACAGTGGCATCAGCAAGCCCGGCTGTCTCTCAACCCCCCACAGTCGCAACCCCCCCCACCTCCACACCCACTCCCTCCACCTCCAATGAACGGGTTCCCATCATGGGCGAAGACTCCAGGGAAGACGACAAGCCGCTCTTCGTCAACGCCAAGCAATACCACAGAATTCTGAAGCGACGGCAGGCCAGGGCAAAGTTAGAGGCTTGCGGAAAGATACCAAAGCACAGAAAGGTCTGTGACAGagtttcaaaaaacaaaacg AAATACTTGCACGAGTCACGGCACAACCACGCGTTGAAACGAGTTCGGGGCATCGGCGGGCGCTTTTTCTCCATCAAAGATGAACCTGACGATGATCTAGTCAAAGAC ACAGCATCTTTTCTGTTCTAG
- the LOC138971803 gene encoding nuclear transcription factor Y subunit alpha-like isoform X2, which produces MVAMDMTATLAAFEQQQQQQQQQQQQQPLASMLQQPLTSMALPLQMAQLQQQHQLPLLQLAQNQLFQGQLQGQLQGQLQGQLQGQLQSQLQGQLQGQLQGQQLVMPFNQGQALQLGGQAAQLQQLQGQNGQFFQQVPIMCGDGQQIFAQVPMQNFQQQIFMPQAPQVQGQVLGQFIQTENGYIFQPTIVDPAQQQQLLQQQIQQQVQPQIEQLANGAAQQFICNTSTGPVIMDASQQQALNSFIQMQPVSAGTQTAESAMVVPGSTNTTTVASASPAVSQPPTVATPPTSTPTPSTSNERVPIMGEDSREDDKPLFVNAKQYHRILKRRQARAKLEACGKIPKHRKVCDRVSKNKTKYLHESRHNHALKRVRGIGGRFFSIKDEPDDDLVKDEPGSP; this is translated from the exons ATGGTTGCGATGGATATGACAGCGACCCTTGCTGCATttgagcagcagcagcagcaacaacaacagcagcagcagcaacagcctTTAGCCAGCATGTTGCAGCAGCCGCTGACGTCCATGGCCCTACCGCTGCAAATGGCCCAGCTACAGCAGCAG CATCAGCTTCCCCTTCTGCAGCTGGCACAGAATCAGCTTTTTCAAGGTCAACTGCAAGGGCAGCTTCAAGGTCAACTGCAAGGGCAGCTTCAAGGTCAGTTGCAAAGTCAGCTTCAAGGTCAACTCCAAGGGCAGCTGCAGGGGCAGCAACTGGTGATGCCCTTCAACCAGGGACAGGCACTCCAGCTGGGAGGCCAGGCAGCCCAACTACAGCAGTTACAAGGGCAGAATGGACAGTTTTTCCAACAG GTCCCCATCATGTGTGGTGACGGTCAACAGATTTTTGCCCAGGTGCCCATGCAAAACTTTCAACAGCAAATCTTCATGCCACAAGCACCCCAGGTTCAAGGTCAAGTGTTGGGCCAGTTCATTCAGACGGAGAATGGCTACATTTTCCAGCCAACGATAGTCGACCCAGCGCAGCAACAGCAGCTACTGCAACAGCAGATTCAACAACAAGTTCAGCCACAAA TTGAACAGCTTGCCAATGGAGCAGCCCAGCAGTTCATCTGCAACACCTCTACAGGTCCTGTCATCATGGACGCCAGCCAGCAGCAGGCTCTCAACTCTTTCATCCAGATGCAACCAGTTTCTGCTGGAACACAGACTGCTGAGTCAGCGATG GTCGTGCCAGGATCGACCAACACCACAACAGTGGCATCAGCAAGCCCGGCTGTCTCTCAACCCCCCACAGTCGCAACCCCCCCCACCTCCACACCCACTCCCTCCACCTCCAATGAACGGGTTCCCATCATGGGCGAAGACTCCAGGGAAGACGACAAGCCGCTCTTCGTCAACGCCAAGCAATACCACAGAATTCTGAAGCGACGGCAGGCCAGGGCAAAGTTAGAGGCTTGCGGAAAGATACCAAAGCACAGAAAGGTCTGTGACAGagtttcaaaaaacaaaacg AAATACTTGCACGAGTCACGGCACAACCACGCGTTGAAACGAGTTCGGGGCATCGGCGGGCGCTTTTTCTCCATCAAAGATGAACCTGACGATGATCTAGTCAAAGAC GAGCCTGGCAGCCCCTGA
- the LOC138971803 gene encoding nuclear transcription factor Y subunit alpha-like isoform X3, with amino-acid sequence MVAMDMTATLAAFEQQQQQQQQQQQQQPLASMLQQPLTSMALPLQMAQLQQQHQLPLLQLAQNQLFQGQLQGQLQGQLQGQLQGQLQSQLQGQLQGQLQGQQLVMPFNQGQALQLGGQAAQLQQLQGQNGQFFQQVPIMCGDGQQIFAQVPMQNFQQQIFMPQAPQVQGQVLGQFIQTENGYIFQPTIVDPAQQQQLLQQQIQQQVQPQIEQLANGAAQQFICNTSTGPVIMDASQQQALNSFIQMQPVSAGTQTAESAMVVPGSTNTTTVASASPAVSQPPTVATPPTSTPTPSTSNERVPIMGEDSREDDKPLFVNAKQYHRILKRRQARAKLEACGKIPKHRKKYLHESRHNHALKRVRGIGGRFFSIKDEPDDDLVKDTASFLF; translated from the exons ATGGTTGCGATGGATATGACAGCGACCCTTGCTGCATttgagcagcagcagcagcaacaacaacagcagcagcagcaacagcctTTAGCCAGCATGTTGCAGCAGCCGCTGACGTCCATGGCCCTACCGCTGCAAATGGCCCAGCTACAGCAGCAG CATCAGCTTCCCCTTCTGCAGCTGGCACAGAATCAGCTTTTTCAAGGTCAACTGCAAGGGCAGCTTCAAGGTCAACTGCAAGGGCAGCTTCAAGGTCAGTTGCAAAGTCAGCTTCAAGGTCAACTCCAAGGGCAGCTGCAGGGGCAGCAACTGGTGATGCCCTTCAACCAGGGACAGGCACTCCAGCTGGGAGGCCAGGCAGCCCAACTACAGCAGTTACAAGGGCAGAATGGACAGTTTTTCCAACAG GTCCCCATCATGTGTGGTGACGGTCAACAGATTTTTGCCCAGGTGCCCATGCAAAACTTTCAACAGCAAATCTTCATGCCACAAGCACCCCAGGTTCAAGGTCAAGTGTTGGGCCAGTTCATTCAGACGGAGAATGGCTACATTTTCCAGCCAACGATAGTCGACCCAGCGCAGCAACAGCAGCTACTGCAACAGCAGATTCAACAACAAGTTCAGCCACAAA TTGAACAGCTTGCCAATGGAGCAGCCCAGCAGTTCATCTGCAACACCTCTACAGGTCCTGTCATCATGGACGCCAGCCAGCAGCAGGCTCTCAACTCTTTCATCCAGATGCAACCAGTTTCTGCTGGAACACAGACTGCTGAGTCAGCGATG GTCGTGCCAGGATCGACCAACACCACAACAGTGGCATCAGCAAGCCCGGCTGTCTCTCAACCCCCCACAGTCGCAACCCCCCCCACCTCCACACCCACTCCCTCCACCTCCAATGAACGGGTTCCCATCATGGGCGAAGACTCCAGGGAAGACGACAAGCCGCTCTTCGTCAACGCCAAGCAATACCACAGAATTCTGAAGCGACGGCAGGCCAGGGCAAAGTTAGAGGCTTGCGGAAAGATACCAAAGCACAGAAAG AAATACTTGCACGAGTCACGGCACAACCACGCGTTGAAACGAGTTCGGGGCATCGGCGGGCGCTTTTTCTCCATCAAAGATGAACCTGACGATGATCTAGTCAAAGAC ACAGCATCTTTTCTGTTCTAG
- the LOC138971803 gene encoding nuclear transcription factor Y subunit alpha-like isoform X4: MVAMDMTATLAAFEQQQQQQQQQQQQQPLASMLQQPLTSMALPLQMAQLQQQHQLPLLQLAQNQLFQGQLQGQLQGQLQGQLQGQLQSQLQGQLQGQLQGQQLVMPFNQGQALQLGGQAAQLQQLQGQNGQFFQQVPIMCGDGQQIFAQVPMQNFQQQIFMPQAPQVQGQVLGQFIQTENGYIFQPTIVDPAQQQQLLQQQIQQQVQPQIEQLANGAAQQFICNTSTGPVIMDASQQQALNSFIQMQPVSAGTQTAESAMVVPGSTNTTTVASASPAVSQPPTVATPPTSTPTPSTSNERVPIMGEDSREDDKPLFVNAKQYHRILKRRQARAKLEACGKIPKHRKKYLHESRHNHALKRVRGIGGRFFSIKDEPDDDLVKDEPGSP; encoded by the exons ATGGTTGCGATGGATATGACAGCGACCCTTGCTGCATttgagcagcagcagcagcaacaacaacagcagcagcagcaacagcctTTAGCCAGCATGTTGCAGCAGCCGCTGACGTCCATGGCCCTACCGCTGCAAATGGCCCAGCTACAGCAGCAG CATCAGCTTCCCCTTCTGCAGCTGGCACAGAATCAGCTTTTTCAAGGTCAACTGCAAGGGCAGCTTCAAGGTCAACTGCAAGGGCAGCTTCAAGGTCAGTTGCAAAGTCAGCTTCAAGGTCAACTCCAAGGGCAGCTGCAGGGGCAGCAACTGGTGATGCCCTTCAACCAGGGACAGGCACTCCAGCTGGGAGGCCAGGCAGCCCAACTACAGCAGTTACAAGGGCAGAATGGACAGTTTTTCCAACAG GTCCCCATCATGTGTGGTGACGGTCAACAGATTTTTGCCCAGGTGCCCATGCAAAACTTTCAACAGCAAATCTTCATGCCACAAGCACCCCAGGTTCAAGGTCAAGTGTTGGGCCAGTTCATTCAGACGGAGAATGGCTACATTTTCCAGCCAACGATAGTCGACCCAGCGCAGCAACAGCAGCTACTGCAACAGCAGATTCAACAACAAGTTCAGCCACAAA TTGAACAGCTTGCCAATGGAGCAGCCCAGCAGTTCATCTGCAACACCTCTACAGGTCCTGTCATCATGGACGCCAGCCAGCAGCAGGCTCTCAACTCTTTCATCCAGATGCAACCAGTTTCTGCTGGAACACAGACTGCTGAGTCAGCGATG GTCGTGCCAGGATCGACCAACACCACAACAGTGGCATCAGCAAGCCCGGCTGTCTCTCAACCCCCCACAGTCGCAACCCCCCCCACCTCCACACCCACTCCCTCCACCTCCAATGAACGGGTTCCCATCATGGGCGAAGACTCCAGGGAAGACGACAAGCCGCTCTTCGTCAACGCCAAGCAATACCACAGAATTCTGAAGCGACGGCAGGCCAGGGCAAAGTTAGAGGCTTGCGGAAAGATACCAAAGCACAGAAAG AAATACTTGCACGAGTCACGGCACAACCACGCGTTGAAACGAGTTCGGGGCATCGGCGGGCGCTTTTTCTCCATCAAAGATGAACCTGACGATGATCTAGTCAAAGAC GAGCCTGGCAGCCCCTGA